One genomic region from Curtobacterium sp. 9128 encodes:
- a CDS encoding sugar ABC transporter permease, which yields MATSVAPRPSGSSELTGAGKDLTGAGGTTPSAPAGRGRKKPVADVRKRVEIALLAGPATIMFVGFVILPVALAAYYGFYKWQGYGAPTDFVGLDNYKIIFTDPDFRGVLTHNAFIVIGSLLVQGPIAIILALLLNQRIRGRGLIRVLIFVPYVISEVIVGTGWSLMLSTSGAVNDLLQAIGLGALRNDWLSNPDIAIWTLLAIISWKYIGFAVILFLAGLQSIPEELFEAAQLDGAGYWQIQRRITLPLLGPTIRIWAFLSIIGSLQLFDLVYIIWGQYIASTAGTSTMATYMVANGRNSGNYGYGNAVAVVIFLISLAIALVYQRFVLRRDTAGALTEKATR from the coding sequence ATGGCCACATCAGTCGCCCCCCGTCCGTCCGGCTCGAGCGAGCTGACGGGCGCGGGGAAGGACCTGACCGGCGCCGGCGGCACCACGCCGTCGGCCCCGGCCGGCCGGGGCCGGAAGAAGCCGGTCGCCGACGTCCGCAAGCGGGTCGAGATCGCCCTGCTGGCCGGACCCGCGACGATCATGTTCGTCGGGTTCGTGATCCTCCCCGTGGCGCTCGCCGCCTACTACGGCTTCTACAAGTGGCAGGGCTACGGGGCACCGACGGACTTCGTCGGCCTCGACAACTACAAGATCATCTTCACCGACCCCGACTTCCGGGGCGTGCTGACCCACAACGCGTTCATCGTGATCGGCTCGCTGCTCGTGCAGGGTCCCATCGCGATCATCCTCGCGCTGCTGCTCAACCAGCGGATCCGTGGCCGTGGCCTCATCCGGGTGCTCATCTTCGTGCCGTACGTCATCTCCGAGGTGATCGTCGGCACCGGGTGGAGCCTGATGCTCTCCACGAGCGGCGCGGTCAACGACCTGCTCCAGGCGATCGGCCTCGGTGCGCTGCGGAACGACTGGCTGTCGAACCCGGACATCGCGATCTGGACCCTCCTCGCGATCATCTCGTGGAAGTACATCGGCTTCGCGGTGATCCTGTTCCTGGCCGGGCTGCAGAGCATCCCCGAGGAACTGTTCGAGGCCGCCCAGCTCGACGGCGCCGGCTACTGGCAGATCCAGCGGCGGATCACGCTGCCGCTGCTCGGCCCGACCATCCGCATCTGGGCGTTCCTGTCGATCATCGGCTCGCTCCAGCTGTTCGACCTGGTCTACATCATCTGGGGGCAGTACATCGCCTCGACGGCCGGCACCTCGACCATGGCGACGTACATGGTCGCCAACGGCCGGAACTCCGGCAACTACGGGTACGGCAACGCCGTCGCCGTGGTGATCTTCCTCATCTCGCTGGCGATCGCACTCGTCTACCAGCGGTTCGTCCTGCGTCGCGACACCGCCGGCGCCCTCACGGAGAAGGCAACACGATGA
- a CDS encoding carboxypeptidase-like regulatory domain-containing protein: protein MRLITGTTLVVALTAATLIGLAPPASAAASGSIAVQLAAPDGTAIRLADVQLAAIGTDAVVGNATTDADGTATFTGIPAPDTVTVTTRVLPPHGAQTYAPGLRADIAVRGGSTVAVTVPLVIGATLQGGVVGPTGPAAGRLMYAWNEDTSQVFRTSTDSAGQYRFVGLSTGQYRIEAYASGTASPAVWKTRVYQQRGTLAASQVTLSQHYAHSDYDLVVFANTASRTPSAQLSGASVVVTNAATGASFSTRFSTLLDSEQTAQFQIPSGQYVVELRTTATTVTPARVLWLGRPGGVYQYVDDRAQAVPVKVAFGGFNGWGGVLPEGVSG from the coding sequence ATGCGACTGATCACCGGGACGACATTGGTCGTGGCGCTGACGGCGGCCACGCTGATCGGGCTGGCGCCTCCGGCGAGCGCGGCCGCTTCGGGGTCGATCGCCGTGCAGCTCGCGGCACCGGACGGCACCGCGATCCGACTGGCGGACGTCCAACTCGCTGCGATCGGTACCGATGCCGTCGTCGGGAACGCCACCACCGACGCCGACGGCACCGCGACGTTCACCGGCATCCCGGCTCCGGACACCGTCACGGTGACGACACGGGTGCTCCCGCCGCACGGTGCGCAGACGTACGCGCCCGGTCTCCGCGCGGACATCGCGGTCCGCGGTGGGTCGACGGTGGCGGTCACCGTGCCGCTCGTGATCGGTGCCACGTTGCAGGGTGGTGTCGTCGGACCGACTGGACCCGCCGCCGGACGCCTGATGTACGCGTGGAACGAGGACACCTCGCAGGTGTTCCGGACGTCCACGGACAGCGCGGGCCAGTACCGGTTCGTCGGGCTGAGCACCGGTCAGTACCGCATCGAGGCGTACGCCAGCGGGACGGCGTCCCCTGCGGTCTGGAAGACCCGGGTGTACCAGCAGCGGGGGACCCTCGCGGCGTCACAGGTGACGTTGTCGCAGCACTACGCGCACAGCGACTACGACCTGGTCGTCTTCGCGAACACGGCGTCCCGCACCCCGTCAGCGCAGCTCAGTGGAGCGAGTGTGGTGGTGACGAACGCAGCGACCGGCGCGTCGTTCTCGACCCGGTTCTCGACGCTGCTCGACAGCGAGCAGACGGCGCAGTTCCAGATCCCGTCCGGGCAGTACGTGGTGGAGCTCCGGACGACGGCGACGACCGTGACGCCGGCTCGGGTGCTGTGGCTCGGGCGTCCGGGTGGGGTGTACCAGTACGTGGATGATCGGGCGCAGGCGGTCCCGGTCAAGGTCGCGTTCGGCGGGTTCAACGGTTGGGGTGGGGTGCTGCCGGAGGGAGTTTCGGGCTGA
- a CDS encoding glycoside hydrolase family 3 N-terminal domain-containing protein: MTLEEKTAQLVGYWLDQNGVVAPMQGEMTTRSDGSTLADITRDGIGQFTRVYGTRPVEPDERAAWLWDEQRRLKRETRLGIPALVHEECLTGLAAWKAATFPTPLAWGAAFDPELVERVGAVIGDSMRRLGVHQGLAPVLDVVRDPRWGRVDECIGEDPYLVGTVGTAYVRGLQRAGVDATLKHFLGYSASQAGRNHAPVHAGAREIADVFLPPFEMALLDGGARSVMNSYAEIDGVPVAANADLLTGLLRDRLGFDGTVVADYFSVAFLEVMHGIAADRGEAAAMALEAGVDVELPTGDAYLAPLVERVRAGLVDEALVDRAVLRVLRQKERLGLLDPDVFEDEPPTGIDLDTAAHRDLARQLAAESLVLLSNDGVLPLDPLQGVVAVIGPNAHRAEALQGCYSFANHVLADHPDLPLGFAIPTVLEALRASLGGTVSTAVGCAVEGDDRSGIAEAVAVARDAEVAVVVVGDQAGLFGRGTVGEGNDTASLDLPGVQRELVEAVVATGTPTVVVLLTGRPYAIGWALDGPGPRPSAVVQAFFPGEGGGLAIADLLTGAVAPSGRLPVSLPRAAGAQPYTYLHPRLGGPSDVTAADSTPVRPFGFGLTYTAFAYQDLVVDDAVTTDGTFTVTVTVRNTGQREGSDVVQLYGHDVHASVTRPVVQLLGYARVDVPAGESRSVRFTVPVQRFAFSGRDLRKVVEPGDVQVWVASHAAASRPGGPLESGGIVALSDGSAAVPLPGTATERATLRVTGPVHEVQLTDPRLVTWTVA; this comes from the coding sequence ATGACGCTCGAGGAGAAGACGGCGCAGCTCGTCGGCTACTGGCTCGACCAGAACGGCGTGGTCGCGCCCATGCAGGGCGAGATGACCACCCGGTCAGACGGCAGCACGCTGGCGGACATCACCCGTGACGGCATCGGCCAGTTCACCCGCGTCTACGGCACCCGCCCCGTCGAGCCCGACGAGCGCGCCGCCTGGCTGTGGGACGAGCAGCGGCGCCTGAAGCGGGAGACCCGGCTGGGCATTCCGGCGCTCGTGCACGAGGAGTGCCTGACCGGCCTGGCCGCGTGGAAGGCCGCCACGTTCCCGACGCCGCTGGCCTGGGGTGCCGCCTTCGACCCGGAGCTCGTCGAACGGGTCGGTGCCGTGATCGGCGACTCGATGCGACGGCTCGGGGTCCACCAGGGCCTCGCGCCCGTGCTCGACGTCGTCCGCGACCCGCGCTGGGGGCGGGTCGACGAGTGCATCGGCGAGGACCCGTACCTGGTCGGCACCGTCGGTACCGCCTACGTCCGGGGGCTGCAGCGCGCCGGGGTCGACGCGACGCTCAAGCACTTCCTCGGGTACTCCGCGTCGCAGGCTGGTCGCAACCACGCACCCGTGCACGCCGGAGCGCGGGAGATCGCGGACGTGTTCCTGCCGCCGTTCGAGATGGCGCTGCTCGACGGCGGCGCTCGGAGCGTGATGAACTCCTACGCCGAGATCGACGGCGTGCCCGTCGCGGCGAACGCCGACCTGCTGACCGGGCTGCTGCGGGACCGCCTCGGCTTCGACGGCACCGTCGTGGCGGACTACTTCTCGGTGGCGTTCCTCGAGGTCATGCACGGCATCGCCGCCGACCGTGGCGAGGCCGCGGCGATGGCACTCGAGGCCGGGGTCGACGTCGAGCTGCCCACCGGTGACGCCTACCTGGCGCCACTGGTCGAGCGCGTCCGAGCCGGTCTCGTCGACGAGGCGCTGGTCGACCGTGCCGTGCTGCGGGTCCTCCGTCAGAAGGAGCGGCTCGGGCTGCTCGACCCGGACGTGTTCGAGGACGAGCCGCCCACCGGCATCGACCTGGACACCGCGGCGCACCGGGACCTCGCACGGCAGCTGGCGGCGGAGTCGCTCGTCCTGCTGTCGAACGACGGTGTGCTGCCCCTGGACCCCCTGCAGGGGGTCGTCGCGGTGATCGGCCCGAACGCCCACCGTGCCGAGGCCCTGCAGGGGTGCTACTCCTTCGCGAACCACGTGCTGGCCGACCACCCCGACCTGCCGCTCGGCTTCGCGATCCCGACCGTGCTCGAGGCGCTGCGAGCGTCTCTCGGCGGCACGGTGTCGACCGCGGTCGGCTGCGCCGTCGAGGGTGACGACCGCTCCGGCATCGCCGAGGCCGTCGCCGTCGCGCGGGACGCCGAGGTCGCGGTCGTCGTGGTGGGGGACCAGGCGGGGTTGTTCGGCCGCGGCACCGTGGGCGAGGGCAACGACACGGCATCGCTCGACCTGCCCGGCGTGCAGCGCGAGCTGGTCGAGGCCGTCGTCGCGACCGGCACCCCGACGGTGGTGGTCCTGCTCACCGGACGGCCGTACGCGATCGGCTGGGCGCTCGACGGGCCGGGTCCCCGTCCGTCTGCCGTCGTCCAGGCGTTCTTCCCGGGTGAGGGCGGGGGACTGGCGATCGCCGACCTCCTCACCGGTGCCGTTGCGCCGTCCGGCCGCCTGCCGGTCTCGCTGCCCCGGGCGGCTGGCGCGCAGCCGTACACGTACCTGCACCCGAGGCTCGGCGGTCCGTCGGACGTCACGGCCGCCGACTCGACACCGGTCCGCCCGTTCGGCTTCGGTCTGACGTACACGGCCTTCGCGTACCAGGACCTGGTCGTCGACGACGCCGTCACCACCGACGGCACCTTCACCGTGACGGTCACGGTCCGGAACACCGGGCAGCGCGAGGGATCGGACGTCGTGCAGCTCTACGGGCACGACGTGCACGCCAGCGTCACCCGTCCGGTCGTCCAACTGCTCGGGTACGCCCGGGTCGACGTGCCGGCGGGGGAGTCCCGCAGCGTGCGCTTCACCGTGCCGGTACAGCGCTTCGCCTTCAGCGGTCGCGACCTGCGGAAGGTCGTCGAGCCGGGCGACGTCCAGGTGTGGGTCGCGTCCCACGCGGCGGCGTCCCGGCCGGGAGGCCCGCTCGAGTCCGGTGGGATCGTCGCGCTGTCGGACGGGTCGGCCGCAGTGCCCCTGCCGGGCACCGCGACGGAGCGTGCGACCCTGCGGGTCACCGGGCCGGTGCACGAGGTGCAGCTGACGGATCCCCGCCTCGTCACCTGGACGGTGGCCTGA
- a CDS encoding sugar ABC transporter permease, translating into MAPSLVILGAFVVFPILRSLWYSFFDWTVGATSQRFVGFGNYTKLFQDPQFWNALRITLEYTIVSVVLLVVLGFVAALLLQEDTLANRIVRSVFFFPTIVSLVTIGLVWKFLLDPDIGLVGGITAMLGLPSVAWLQSTSLALPTIIFVSVWKSIGFAMILFVAGLKGVPAERYEAAELDGANRWQTVWRITLPSIRPTMLFTSMILTIQSFQVFDLVYVMTGGGPVFHTDTLVNLLYRDGFVNYQTGYASAISWVLFVIIMLISLLQLRLFRYDDVD; encoded by the coding sequence ATGGCCCCCTCCCTGGTCATCCTGGGCGCGTTCGTCGTCTTCCCGATCCTGCGGTCGCTCTGGTATTCGTTCTTCGACTGGACGGTCGGCGCGACCTCGCAACGGTTCGTCGGGTTCGGGAACTACACGAAGCTGTTCCAGGACCCGCAGTTCTGGAACGCCCTGCGGATCACGCTCGAGTACACGATCGTCTCGGTCGTGCTGCTCGTCGTCCTCGGGTTCGTCGCCGCGCTGCTCCTGCAGGAGGACACCCTGGCGAACCGGATCGTCCGGAGCGTCTTCTTCTTCCCGACGATCGTGTCGCTCGTCACGATCGGTCTGGTCTGGAAGTTCCTGCTCGACCCCGACATCGGGCTCGTCGGCGGCATCACCGCGATGCTCGGGCTGCCGAGCGTCGCCTGGCTGCAGTCCACCTCGCTCGCCCTGCCGACGATCATCTTCGTGTCGGTCTGGAAGAGCATCGGCTTCGCGATGATCCTGTTCGTCGCCGGACTCAAGGGGGTGCCGGCGGAACGGTACGAGGCCGCAGAGCTCGACGGCGCGAACCGTTGGCAGACCGTCTGGCGGATCACCCTGCCGAGCATCCGCCCGACCATGCTCTTCACGTCGATGATCCTGACGATCCAGTCGTTCCAGGTGTTCGACCTGGTGTACGTGATGACCGGCGGTGGACCGGTCTTCCACACCGACACGCTCGTGAACCTGCTCTACCGCGACGGGTTCGTCAACTACCAGACCGGCTACGCGTCGGCGATCTCCTGGGTCCTCTTCGTGATCATCATGCTCATCTCGCTCCTGCAGCTGCGCCTCTTCCGGTACGACGATGTCGACTGA
- a CDS encoding LacI family DNA-binding transcriptional regulator, whose translation MPKSVTLKDVAAKVGVTSAAASMALAGHERISERTRAAVKQAADELGYVPSSAGRALRSQRADAVALIVPNSSAHVFGHLYFMHVLTGMSTAANAHDAQVIVSTNADTGSGDVAYERVMRSRTADGAIVTSAAIDDDHVQTLVASGLPAVLIGNYPHLADAVTVGIDDVSATERLVDHLVEVHGRRRLLHVTGTLDHQTGLDRRAGFLAAAERHGIDDVTVIEGDLSETSGAAAMEQMLASGARPDGIVFANDDMAVGGLHTLRRAGIDVPGDVSVVGFDDFGLARVTTPGITTVRVPAEEMARIATERLFDLVDRRAGTPTRTELPVELVIRASCGCDQDAERVRT comes from the coding sequence ATGCCGAAGTCCGTCACCCTCAAGGACGTGGCCGCCAAGGTCGGCGTCACGTCCGCCGCCGCGAGCATGGCGCTCGCCGGACACGAGCGCATCAGCGAGCGCACCCGCGCCGCCGTCAAGCAGGCCGCCGACGAACTCGGCTACGTCCCGAGCTCCGCCGGCCGGGCACTGCGCAGCCAGCGAGCAGACGCCGTCGCGCTCATCGTCCCGAACTCCTCGGCCCACGTGTTCGGCCACCTCTACTTCATGCACGTGCTGACCGGGATGTCGACCGCGGCGAACGCCCACGACGCCCAGGTCATCGTGTCCACGAACGCCGACACCGGCTCCGGCGACGTGGCGTACGAGCGGGTCATGCGATCCCGGACGGCCGACGGCGCGATCGTCACGAGTGCGGCGATCGACGACGACCACGTGCAGACCCTCGTTGCATCGGGCCTCCCGGCCGTTCTGATCGGCAACTACCCGCACCTGGCCGACGCGGTCACGGTGGGCATCGACGACGTCAGTGCGACGGAGCGCCTGGTCGACCACCTCGTCGAGGTGCACGGACGCCGCCGTCTGCTGCACGTCACGGGCACGCTCGACCACCAGACCGGACTCGACCGTCGCGCCGGGTTCCTGGCGGCTGCCGAGCGGCACGGCATCGACGACGTGACGGTGATCGAAGGGGATCTCTCCGAGACCTCCGGTGCGGCGGCGATGGAGCAGATGCTCGCGAGCGGCGCCCGTCCGGACGGCATCGTCTTCGCGAACGACGACATGGCGGTCGGTGGCCTGCACACGCTGCGCCGTGCCGGGATCGACGTCCCCGGCGACGTCTCGGTCGTCGGCTTCGACGACTTCGGGCTCGCGCGGGTCACCACCCCCGGCATCACGACCGTGCGCGTCCCCGCCGAGGAGATGGCACGCATCGCGACCGAGCGGCTCTTCGACCTGGTCGACCGCCGCGCGGGGACGCCGACCCGGACAGAACTGCCCGTCGAGCTCGTCATCCGCGCGTCCTGCGGATGCGACCAGGACGCCGAGCGCGTCCGCACCTGA
- a CDS encoding carbohydrate ABC transporter permease, whose translation MTATASIVAPRRRRDRDGGPVRRERNLGTYFIALLFIAVCIGPVAYIVLGGFRTNAQITASPAGLPAPWNFGNYAEVLSSGVFWQQLGNSLIAGVTTTVGVVVLGLMVSFVLARYRFRGRGALYSLFAAGLMFPITVAITPLYLLVKDLGLTNSLAGVILPQIAFALPTTVIILVPFLRAIPDELEEAASIDGASRLGFFFRMVVPLSLPGVVTTGILAFIGSWNSYILPLFILNDASAYTLPLGVQAFSSQYSVDTARVLAFTSLSMIPALAFFAVFQRRIVGGLTGAVKG comes from the coding sequence ATGACCGCCACCGCATCGATCGTCGCGCCCCGACGACGCCGGGACCGTGACGGCGGACCGGTCCGCCGCGAGCGCAACCTCGGCACGTACTTCATCGCGCTGCTGTTCATCGCGGTCTGCATCGGCCCCGTCGCGTACATCGTCCTCGGCGGCTTCCGCACCAACGCGCAGATCACCGCGAGCCCCGCCGGGCTCCCGGCACCGTGGAACTTCGGCAACTACGCCGAGGTCCTGTCCAGCGGGGTCTTCTGGCAGCAGCTCGGCAACTCGCTCATCGCCGGCGTCACCACCACGGTCGGCGTCGTCGTGCTCGGGCTGATGGTCAGCTTCGTGCTCGCCCGATACCGGTTCCGCGGCCGCGGCGCGCTGTACTCGCTGTTCGCCGCCGGGCTGATGTTCCCGATCACCGTCGCGATCACGCCGCTCTACCTGCTGGTGAAGGACCTCGGACTGACGAACAGCCTGGCCGGCGTCATCCTGCCGCAGATCGCGTTCGCGCTGCCGACGACCGTCATCATCCTGGTGCCGTTCCTGCGGGCGATCCCGGACGAGCTCGAGGAAGCAGCCTCCATCGACGGGGCCAGCCGCCTGGGCTTCTTCTTCCGGATGGTCGTGCCGCTGTCCCTGCCCGGCGTCGTCACGACGGGCATCCTGGCCTTCATCGGCAGCTGGAACAGCTACATCTTGCCGCTGTTCATCCTCAACGACGCGTCGGCGTACACGCTGCCGCTCGGGGTGCAGGCGTTCTCGTCGCAGTACTCCGTCGACACCGCAAGGGTGCTCGCGTTCACGTCGCTGTCGATGATCCCCGCGCTGGCGTTCTTCGCGGTGTTCCAGCGTCGCATCGTCGGCGGCCTGACCGGGGCGGTGAAGGGATGA
- a CDS encoding ABC transporter substrate-binding protein produces the protein MQHTRTTLAIGALATVAALTLTGCSAGGNASTSGPVTLKVWTGFTGGDRPGYATIVKDFEKAHPDVKVDMTVQPWDTIQQKLPSAWLTGQGPDVAAVSSDPNAVAQYVKTNSVLPITETGSGDSKINTSEFAPGTVKEFTYDGKLYGVPANFATLSLYYNKKLFADAGISDPPTTVQEMATDAQKLTTGGKYGIALADNQTIQMWPVLQWLEGGDIVNTKNCSVVQTNAGQQSLKTWADLVANDKVSPVGLTGAEADSLFSAGKAAMEINGPWAAPGYESAGIDLGIVKVPVGVDGKSTTLGSIAPLSISAKTKYPKQAQEFLAYWTSKTAQQKFSLQTGFPPLRTDLSDDAKLKADPTVSVFASQVPDSRLYLPHVPDATKVDSDGYVPMIGKITRGTSVTDATKEAAQTIDGLTGCSK, from the coding sequence ATGCAGCACACACGCACCACCCTCGCCATCGGTGCCCTCGCCACCGTGGCGGCCCTCACCCTCACCGGGTGCTCCGCAGGCGGCAACGCCAGCACGTCCGGACCGGTCACCCTCAAGGTCTGGACCGGCTTCACCGGCGGCGATCGCCCCGGCTACGCCACCATCGTCAAGGACTTCGAGAAGGCCCACCCCGACGTCAAGGTCGACATGACCGTGCAGCCGTGGGACACCATCCAGCAGAAGCTCCCGTCCGCCTGGCTCACCGGGCAGGGCCCCGACGTCGCGGCGGTCAGCTCCGATCCGAACGCCGTCGCGCAGTACGTCAAGACGAACTCGGTGCTGCCGATCACCGAGACCGGCAGCGGCGACAGCAAGATCAACACGTCCGAGTTCGCCCCCGGCACCGTCAAGGAGTTCACCTACGACGGCAAGCTCTACGGCGTCCCGGCCAACTTCGCCACGCTGAGCCTGTACTACAACAAGAAGCTCTTCGCGGACGCCGGCATCAGTGACCCGCCGACGACCGTGCAGGAGATGGCCACCGACGCCCAGAAGCTCACCACCGGCGGCAAGTACGGCATCGCGCTCGCCGACAACCAGACGATCCAGATGTGGCCGGTGCTGCAGTGGCTCGAGGGCGGCGACATCGTCAACACGAAGAACTGCAGTGTGGTCCAGACGAACGCCGGGCAGCAGTCCCTGAAGACCTGGGCGGACCTGGTCGCGAACGACAAGGTGAGCCCGGTCGGGCTGACCGGCGCCGAGGCAGACTCGCTCTTCTCGGCTGGCAAGGCCGCGATGGAGATCAACGGTCCGTGGGCGGCCCCCGGCTACGAGTCGGCCGGGATCGACCTCGGCATCGTGAAGGTCCCGGTGGGCGTCGACGGCAAGTCGACCACGCTCGGCTCGATCGCCCCGCTGTCGATCTCCGCGAAGACGAAGTACCCGAAGCAGGCGCAGGAGTTCCTGGCGTACTGGACGTCGAAGACCGCCCAGCAGAAGTTCTCGCTGCAGACCGGGTTCCCGCCGCTGCGCACCGATCTGTCCGACGACGCCAAGCTGAAGGCCGACCCCACGGTGAGCGTCTTCGCCAGCCAGGTGCCCGACTCGCGCCTGTACCTGCCGCACGTGCCGGACGCCACCAAGGTCGACTCCGACGGCTACGTCCCGATGATCGGCAAGATCACCCGAGGCACCTCCGTCACCGACGCGACGAAGGAGGCCGCGCAGACGATCGACGGCCTCACCGGCTGCAGCAAGTGA
- a CDS encoding arabinofuranosidase catalytic domain-containing protein, whose protein sequence is MHIGSISRPRRIVAAALGALALVTGSLFATTVGVGSAAAATNGPCDTYAGAGTSCVAAYSSTRALYSSYNGPLYQVQRASDGATMNVGLLAAGGYANVQTQDTFCSGTTCTIPKIYDQSSNHNDLTVAGAGDAGPANHAADAGALPVTVAGHKAYGIYMPQQVAYRISSTVAKGTARGASPESMYEVASGTNVNHGCCSDFGNVETQAKDTGKGHMDALNLSMLNGTGSAGRGPWVQADLENGVYEGKTAINTANTGNTSKFVTALLKNDGVANFALKGGNAQSGSLSKWYEGALPTDKDGDGQGYTPMKLEGSIVLGAGGDNSNRGTQSFFEGVMTTGYSTDAADNAVQANVVAQNYQGVSTGGGPGAPITGPGGKCVDVAGDDTGGNTAVVQLYDCQTLAADQHWLGNVYGAHTLSTLGRCLDVNGNGTANGTHVELYDCNGVGGQQWIVQPDGSIKNPQSGRCLDDPSGNTANGTALQIYNCNGNQAQKFVAAVPIKTIGSKCVDVAGNDLQQNGQQVQVYDCQTLLTDEQTTDQQWAYNQADHTIRTLGRCLDIDGNATANGSHLELYTCNGVGGQQWVPQANGSVLNPQSGRCLDVPSGNTANQTPLQLYDCNNQAPQVFSFN, encoded by the coding sequence ATGCACATCGGGTCGATCTCCAGACCTCGGCGCATCGTCGCCGCGGCACTCGGAGCCCTCGCTCTCGTCACCGGGAGCCTGTTCGCGACGACGGTCGGTGTCGGCAGTGCTGCTGCCGCCACGAACGGTCCCTGCGACACCTACGCCGGCGCCGGCACCTCGTGTGTCGCCGCGTACAGCTCCACACGGGCGCTGTACTCCTCGTACAACGGGCCGCTCTACCAGGTGCAGCGCGCCTCGGACGGGGCGACCATGAACGTCGGGCTGCTCGCCGCCGGCGGGTACGCCAACGTCCAGACGCAGGACACCTTCTGCTCCGGCACGACGTGCACCATCCCGAAGATCTACGACCAGTCGTCCAACCACAACGACCTGACCGTCGCGGGAGCCGGGGACGCCGGACCCGCGAACCACGCTGCTGACGCCGGTGCACTGCCGGTCACCGTCGCCGGACACAAGGCGTACGGCATCTACATGCCGCAGCAGGTGGCCTACCGGATCTCGAGCACGGTCGCCAAGGGCACTGCCCGCGGTGCCAGCCCGGAGTCGATGTACGAGGTCGCCAGCGGCACGAACGTGAACCACGGCTGCTGTTCGGACTTCGGGAACGTCGAGACCCAGGCGAAGGACACCGGCAAGGGGCACATGGACGCCCTGAACCTGTCGATGCTGAACGGCACGGGCAGCGCCGGTCGCGGCCCGTGGGTGCAGGCCGACCTGGAGAACGGCGTCTACGAGGGCAAGACCGCGATCAACACCGCGAACACCGGCAACACGTCGAAGTTCGTCACCGCGCTGCTCAAGAACGACGGCGTCGCGAACTTCGCGCTGAAGGGCGGGAACGCGCAGTCCGGGTCGCTGTCGAAGTGGTACGAGGGGGCGCTGCCGACCGACAAGGACGGCGACGGCCAGGGCTACACGCCGATGAAGCTCGAGGGCTCGATCGTGCTCGGCGCCGGCGGGGACAACTCGAACCGTGGGACACAGTCCTTCTTCGAGGGCGTCATGACCACCGGGTACTCGACCGACGCGGCCGACAACGCCGTGCAGGCGAACGTCGTCGCGCAGAACTACCAGGGCGTCTCGACCGGTGGCGGCCCCGGTGCCCCGATCACCGGACCCGGCGGCAAGTGCGTCGACGTCGCCGGCGACGACACCGGCGGCAACACCGCGGTCGTGCAGCTGTACGACTGCCAGACGCTCGCGGCCGACCAGCACTGGCTCGGCAACGTCTACGGAGCTCACACGCTCAGCACGCTCGGCCGCTGCCTGGACGTCAACGGCAACGGGACGGCGAACGGCACCCACGTCGAGCTCTACGACTGCAACGGCGTCGGCGGGCAGCAGTGGATCGTGCAGCCGGACGGGTCGATCAAGAACCCGCAGTCCGGACGCTGCCTCGACGACCCCTCGGGCAACACCGCGAACGGCACGGCGCTCCAGATCTACAACTGCAACGGCAACCAGGCGCAGAAGTTCGTCGCGGCCGTCCCGATCAAGACGATCGGGTCCAAGTGCGTCGACGTCGCCGGCAACGACCTGCAGCAGAACGGTCAGCAGGTCCAGGTCTACGACTGCCAGACGCTCCTGACGGACGAACAGACGACCGATCAACAGTGGGCCTACAACCAGGCCGACCACACGATCCGGACGCTCGGGCGCTGCCTCGACATCGACGGCAACGCCACCGCGAACGGCTCGCACCTGGAGCTGTACACGTGCAACGGTGTCGGCGGCCAGCAGTGGGTGCCGCAGGCGAACGGCTCCGTGCTGAACCCGCAGTCCGGTCGGTGCCTCGACGTGCCGTCGGGCAACACCGCGAACCAGACGCCGCTGCAGCTGTACGACTGCAACAACCAGGCGCCGCAGGTGTTCAGCTTCAACTGA